In one Phyllostomus discolor isolate MPI-MPIP mPhyDis1 chromosome 8, mPhyDis1.pri.v3, whole genome shotgun sequence genomic region, the following are encoded:
- the LOC114503741 gene encoding LOW QUALITY PROTEIN: NADH dehydrogenase [ubiquinone] 1 alpha subcomplex subunit 3-like (The sequence of the model RefSeq protein was modified relative to this genomic sequence to represent the inferred CDS: deleted 1 base in 1 codon; substituted 1 base at 1 genomic stop codon) has protein sequence RPELPPRSRLGASFKNSWAKEPVLVVSFTIGGLSVILPSFSPYTKHAAMINQVTPYTTHNYPVPVXDYGNMPNHPQGLNLQWLKKLSNSTEKLTGPHPNSPQVPCCPGYARSLAPAHHTIRRRPLQAHTC, from the exons AGGCCGGAGCTGCCACCAAGATCAAGACTCGGTGCCTCCTTCAAGAACTCCTGGGCCAAGGAGCCGGTGCTAGTTGTGTCCTTTACCATTGGGGGCCTTAGTGTAATTCTGCCCTCCTTCAGCCCCTACACTAAGCATGCCGCCATGATTAACCAGGTCACACCTTAC ACTACCCACAACTACCCTGTCCCAGTCTGAGATTATGGGAACATGCCCAACCACCCCCAGGGTCTAAACCTGCAGTGGCTGAAGAAACTGAGTAACTCCACTGAGAAGCTGACAGG ACCCCACCCCAACTCTCCCCAGGTTCCCTGCTGCCCTGGGTATGCTCGTAGCCTGGCTCCTGCCCATCACACCATCAGGCGGAGGCCCCTGCAGGCCCACACGTGCTGA